In Torulaspora delbrueckii CBS 1146 chromosome 1, complete genome, one genomic interval encodes:
- the CCA1 gene encoding tRNA adenylyltransferase (similar to Saccharomyces cerevisiae CCA1 (YER168C); ancestral locus Anc_8.233) has protein sequence MQVKWPLLKRNLGKVMSRVTGCNVGMGLPPLKLDKVEQNICQLLNDFTQTYNGRITGNSEPLALRISGGWVRDKILGRDSHDLDISINIMSGEQFALQLSRFVTDNFSKYGIKPHSIHKIDINPAKSKHLETATTKLFGVEVDFVNLRSEEYSNHSRIPVTKFGTAEEDALRRDATLNALFYNIQENKVEDFTKMGLRDLKNGILRTPLPPRQTFLDDPLRVLRLIRFASRYSFRIDDEVLNEMRDPEINAAFSTKVSNERIGTEVEKILDGSNPLLGLALIQKTKIENIVFTWHYDADLIAFNKQHCKDLPRIDSILNDGILNTHLFEVVNKFQHFVENIPHLTKCLNGSLEFRRAFILSACLSPMEGLKIIWSAKKKMNNTMPVVESILKDGLKTGKSEACQIARVVDSLTSYDEMITSFSRPGQQPQRSQIGTFLRDLKGDWEIAHFTSLFNKVIKITEQDQLSQYAKNYASFHDYVYGEQLERCHDLRPLINGKEMVKLLNMKGGPWLGKINDRAILWQLDNPQGTREALLEHLKAILPEYVSN, from the coding sequence ATGCAGGTGAAGTGGccgctgttgaaaagaaattTAGGTAAAGTTATGAGTAGAGTGACTGGTTGCAACGTTGGTATGGGGCTTCCGCCTTTGAAGCTCGATAAAGTCGAGCAGAATATCTGTCAACTGTTGAATGACTTCACCCAGACGTACAATGGCCGAATTACAGGTAATAGTGAGCCACTAGCACTGAGAATTTCGGGAGGTTGGGTCCGTGACAAGATTTTGGGTCGTGATTCCCACGATTTAGACATCTCGATCAACATCATGTCTGGAGAACAGTTTGCCCTGCAATTGAGCCGGTTCGTAACTGATAATTTCAGTAAATATGGTATTAAACCGCATTCAATCCATAAGATCGATATCAATCCTGCAAAGTCCAAACATTTGGAAACTGCTACGACCAAACTGTTCGGGGTCGAGGTtgattttgtcaatttgAGATCGGAAGAGTATTCTAACCACTCCCGTATACCTGTAACCAAGTTTGGCACCGCTGAGGAAGATGCTTTGAGACGTGATGCTACTTTGAATGCTCTTTTCTACAACATTCAGGAAAACAAAGTGGAAGATTTTACGAAGATGGGTTTAcgagatttgaaaaatggtatTTTAAGAACTCCGCTACCTCCAAGACAAacctttcttgatgatcCATTACGTGTCTTGAGACTGATTAGGTTTGCATCAAGATATAGCTTTCgaattgatgatgaagtcCTGAATGAGATGCGCGACCCCGAGATCAATGCTGCCTTCAGCACCAAAGTCTCTAATGAGAGAATAGGAACCGAAGTCGAGAAGATTTTGGATGGTTCTAACCCACTTCTCGGGTTGgctttgattcaaaagaccaaaattgaaaatattgTGTTTACTTGGCATTACGATGCAGATCTCATCGCCTTTAATAAGCAGCATTGCAAAGATCTCCCAAGAATTGACAGCATCCTCAATGATGGGATCTTGAATACACACCTGTTTGAAGTGGTCAATAAGTTTCaacattttgttgaaaatatACCTCACTTGACGAAATGTCTAAATGGATCCCTAGAGTTCAGGAGAGCTTTTATTCTAAGTGCATGCTTAAGTCCAAtggaaggtttgaaaaTTATTTGGTCAgcaaaaaagaagatgaacaatACAATGCCCGTGGTGGAAAgcattttgaaagatggaCTAAAAACCGGAAAGAGCGAAGCTTGTCAAATTGCAAGAGTCGTTGATTCTCTCACATCATATGACGAGATGATCACATCCTTTTCACGACCAGGCCAACAGCCGCAAAGATCTCAAATTGGTACTTTCTTGAGggatttgaaaggtgaTTGGGAGATCGCTCATTTCACATCACTCTTCAATAAGGTCATTAAGATAACTGAACAAGATCAGTTGAGTCAATATGCCAAAAACTATGCATCATTTCATGATTATGTGTACGGAGAACAACTCGAAAGATGTCATGATTTGAGACCTCTAATAAATGGTAAGgaaatggtcaaattgTTGAACATGAAGGGCGGTCCATGGTTGGGTAAAATAAATGATAGAGCTATCCTATGGCAATTAGACAATCCACAAGGCACCCGTGAAGCATTACTTGAGCATTTAAAGGCTATTCTACCTGAATATGTATCAAATTAA
- the BCK2 gene encoding Bck2p (similar to Saccharomyces cerevisiae BCK2 (YER167W); ancestral locus Anc_8.232) translates to MSRPSSRGSVTPGAESVNKWKIPHYYRRSSGASSHQSSGSEAGTPITPGTNSMSSPKKVLVEDPKKGKKRPAYRSRKIDKKKAGDMVFVNYTVQDTASEENAVDSAPELPPTPAISHKKKSSRSRMLKIFGSSKEPNEADSGAHLAACPENDGLYEHESAQISTKRSCSSFLRYGRFHHGHSKRSENTAEEEVVPKSSQSPNLVKPASNGIFFGNSSRKVKYLGGMVKNEISSQDSMNGKPSDENDASIAFSKMFTRNGANTSGSMSSLISLNQNLQDQQSQSHPSVGVPALKKNMSASSISSLSYRCSPIRTASPARPRSGTRGSYTASLHSVIDTEDANNAIFTGNDTYLDSRVGNRNTSVLRHKKKQDSISDTHRLYSTSASASTFLNNNSNAVTPSSSSLVTPPPFTPGYSLPSNTSASSTPSVMEYAHISQPATYNGLINSANSLGHHSAFNINQPLSERDSSSEILFGDSDIPTPVDNQPALRGVSKATLEEDEEKGRMEQEAISNNTSKNKNLLVRQKVDNLELLLPHGSSTGSSQGGSILTNSTSSIPDSSIMGHWQDSNCYALFDSGTGIKGEHNEKISSGRTLRVASSADLRNGDNGNIINTGAMEKDFYAQFDFDNAAAFFHDQSKILAPEFSHVVEQPARNVSTPIDEQASAVTSIANYSPGAAATISMEDTAHRDDRSHHANAMMHSSSNASQATAGNSTGQWKSINNDLDAITNSLGMSDEINDLSFT, encoded by the coding sequence ATGTCCAGACCGAGCTCAAGGGGCTCTGTGACACCGGGGGCGGAGTCCGTGAACAAATGGAAGATTCCGCATTACTATAGGAGGTCATCTGGTGCTTCGTCGCACCAATCTAGTGGGTCAGAGGCCGGTACACCAATAACGCCGGGTACAAATAGCATGAGTAGTCCCAAGAAAGTACTGGTAGAGGACCCCAAGAAAGGTAAGAAAAGGCCTGCTTATCGTTCAAGAAAAAtagacaagaagaaagccGGTGACATGGTATTTGTCAATTATACAGTGCAGGATACTGCGTCAGAAGAAAACGCTGTAGATTCCGCACCTGAATTGCCACCTACGCCTGCAATTAGTCATAAGAAAAAGTCATCAAGGAGCAGGATGTTGAAAATATTTGGTTCTTCGAAAGAACCAAATGAAGCCGATAGTGGAGCTCACCTGGCAGCTTGTCCGGAAAACGATGGATTGTACGAGCACGAAAGTGCTCAGATATCGACCAAGAGGTCTTGCAGTTCGTTCCTGCGGTACGGTAGATTTCATCATGGGCATTCTAAGAGATCAGAGAATACagcagaggaagaagtaGTTCCTAAGTCGAGCCAAAGCCCGAACTTGGTGAAACCGGCTAGCAATGGcatcttctttggtaaTTCATCGAGGAAAGTTAAGTATTTGGGTGGCATGGTGAAAAATGAGATATCATCACAAGATTCAATGAACGGGAAACCGAGTGATGAGAATGATGCTTCTATAGCGTTTAGCAAAATGTTCACAAGAAATGGAGCGAACACGAGCGGGTCCATGTCTTCGTTaatttctttgaaccaAAATTTACAGGATCAACAATCTCAATCGCATCCAAGTGTGGGGGTTCCGgcgttgaagaagaatatgTCGGCAAGCTCcatctcttctttatcGTATCGTTGTTCTCCTATTAGAACTGCATCGCCAGCAAGGCCGCGATCGGGCACTCGTGGCTCTTACACTGCAAGTTTGCATAGTGTGATAGATACGGAGGATGCGAATAATGCCATCTTCACAGGTAACGATACTTACCTAGACTCTCGAGTCGGAAACAGGAACACTTCTGTCCTTAGACATAAAAAGAAACAGGATTCCATATCAGATACACATAGGTTGTACAGCACATCTGCATCAGCTTCGACCTTTCTAAACAACAATAGTAACGCTGTGACCccatcgtcatcatccttgGTCACCCCGCCACCTTTTACTCCAGGATACTCATTGCCATCGAATACATCTGCTTCTTCCACTCCCAGTGTTATGGAATACGCTCATATTAGCCAACCGGCTACGTATAATGGCTTGATCAATAGCGCAAACTCTTTGGGTCATCACAGTGCGTTCAATATAAATCAGCCACTATCGGAGCGCGATAGCTCTTCTGAAATCTTATTTGGGGACTCTGATATTCCAACACCTGTTGATAATCAGCCAGCGTTGAGAGGCGTTTCCAAAGCTActctggaagaagatgaggaaaaagGCCGAATGGAGCAAGAAGCAATTTCAAACAATACGTCTAAGAACAAGAATCTCTTGGTTCGTCAAAAGGTTGATAACTTGGAACTCTTGCTACCTCATGGAAGTAGTACAGGCAGTAGTCAAGGTGGTTCGATACTAACGaattcaacttcttctaTCCCTGATAGCAGTATAATGGGACATTGGCAGGATTCGAACTGTTACGCGCTTTTCGATAGTGGTACAGGTATCAAAGGTGAGCACAATGAGAAGATATCTTCTGGTAGAACTTTGAGGGTAGCTTCGAGTGCAGACTTGAGAAATGGTGATAATGgaaacatcatcaataCTGGTGCAATGGAGAAAGACTTCTATGCTCAGTTTGACTTCGACAATGCAGCAGCATTCTTTCATGATCAATCGAAAATATTGGCACCGGAGTTTAGTCACGTCGTAGAGCAACCTGCTCGAAACGTAAGCACCCCAATAGATGAGCAAGCCTCCGCGGTTACTTCAATTGCCAACTATTCCCCAGGGGCTGCGGCCACGATATCGATGGAAGATACCGCGCACAGAGATGATCGCTCCCATCATGCCAATGCCATGATGCATTCGAGTTCAAATGCAAGTCAAGCGACCGCTGGTAATTCTACAGGACAATGGAAATCCATTAATAACGATTTAGACGCCATCACTAATTCTTTAGGTATGAGCGATGAGATAAACGACCTCTCCTTCACATAA
- the DNF1 gene encoding aminophospholipid-translocating P4-type ATPase DNF1 (similar to Saccharomyces cerevisiae DNF2 (YDR093W) and DNF1 (YER166W); ancestral locus Anc_8.231), whose amino-acid sequence MPEQPGSPFDGEPPLSPFDDSYEFDQSESDIGRRKGSILKKHGTARKPRNGNGVVFQEDKQPEEQEIARTFDEDDEYMHEDDDDDDAHSFKATPKMGGPSAVFEDVALDTYASGGNNDKHHGHMKRLRMGTQRNKKGRPNVGRAKTLKWAKKNFHNPFEDMMKEEPDENALHNRANELRTIYYNLPLPEEMLDEDGKPIAQYSRNKIRTTKYTPLTFFPKNIFFQFHNFANVYFLILNILGAFEIFGVTNPGLNAVPLIVIVIITAIKDAIEDSRRTVLDLQVNNTRTHILEGVDNENVLADDVSLWRKFKKANTRLMIKFVAYCKGHLTEEGRRQRLQQKRHQLHAKRSSMGDLPRNSLDSMESYRMSTDFGRPSGDYGRPSMDMDNLGHIVTQQDDVNLIDRSIPPAPDCKFAKDYWKNVKVGDVIRIHNNDEIPADVVLLSTSDADGACYVETKNLDGETNLKVRQSLKCSYRIRNSRDVTRTKFWLDSEGPHANLYSYQGNLKWIDSSDGEMKNEPVTINNTLLRGCTLRNTKWAMGLVVFTGDDTKIMINAGVTPTKKSRISRDLNFSVIINFCVLFILCFISGVVNGVYYNKNNVSRTYFEFGNAANGGAALNGFVSFWVAVILYMSLVPISLYISVEIIKTAQAAFIYGDVLLYNAKLDYPCTPKSWNISDDLGQIEYIFSDKTGTLTQNVMEFKKATINGVSYGRVYTEALAGLRKRQGIDVESEGQREKAEIARDRDVVISELKALGNNSQFNPDDLTFISKEFVRDLQGQSGEVQQNCCEHFMLALALCHSVLVEPHKTDPSRLELQAQSPDEAALVGTARDMGYSFVGKTKKGLIVVIQGVEKEFQILNILEFNSSRKRMSCIVKIPPANPQDEPKALLICKGADSVIYSRLKQSGAANDETLLEKTALHLEQYATEGLRTLCISQRELSWAEYTEWNERYDIAFAAVTNREEQLDEVADSIERELVLLGGTAIEDRLQDGVPDSIALLGEAGIKLWVLTGDKVETAINIGFSCNLLNNEMELLVVKHDGEDVREYGSHPLEVVQNLLLKYLNEKFGMSGSERELDEAKKEHDFPKGNFAVIIDGDALKIALSNDDVKRQFLLLCKNCKAVLCCRVSPSQKAGVVNLVKKSLNVMTLAIGDGSNDVAMIQSADVGVGIAGEEGRQAVMCSDYAIGQFRYLSRLILVHGKWSYKRLAEMIPQFFYKNVIFTVALFWYGIYNDSDGSYLFEYTYQMFYNLAFTSLPVIFLGILDQDVNDTISMIVPQLYRVGILRTEWNQTKFLWYMFDGLYQSIICFFFPYLIYHKTMYVTQNGYGLDHRYYFGIIVTSIAVVSCNLYVLLHQYRWDWFTSLFIAISCLALFGWTGIWTSSLTSHELWKAGARVYNTPAFWAVFFVGVVFCLLPRYTLDNYKRMFQPKDVDIIREMWKRGDFDKYPAGYDPTDPNRPEIPKSARFDSQHLTIGDPSKMQDNYSRDTVLTEEIPMTIMQTENGTGRQIVKEEPWASSPRETQDLLYSPRLEQQQEERQKRMNSSLRPSSEHSRGRTSLDRTRSQMRASNELDTRYSLDRARTSLDLPGVTNAESLMRKRSDNYID is encoded by the coding sequence ATGCCTGAACAACCGGGATCACCATTTGATGGGGAGCCTCCATTGTCACCCTTTGACGACTCATACGAGTTTGATCAATCAGAGAGTGATATTGGGAGAAGAAAGGGCTCtatattgaagaaacatgGAACTGCAAGGAAGCCTAGAAATGGTAATGGAGTggtctttcaagaagataaGCAGCCTGAAGAGCAGGAAATTGCTAGAACgtttgatgaagatgatgaataCATGcatgaggatgatgatgatgatgacgcACACTCATTCAAAGCGACGCCAAAGATGGGCGGACCGTCAGCTGTCTTCGAAGATGTGGCACTGGATACCTATGCATCTGGTGGTAATAATGATAAGCATCATGGCCATATGAAAAGACTCCGTATGGGTACACAGAGGAATAAAAAGGGAAGGCCCAATGTTGGGAGAGCCAAGACCTTAAAATgggcaaagaagaatttccACAAtccttttgaagatatgatgaaagaagagCCGGATGAGAATGCTCTTCACAATCGTGCTAATGAATTGAGGACAATCTATTATAATTTGCCTTTACCGGAAGAGATGTTGGATGAGGATGGGAAACCAATTGCTCAGTATTCTCGTAACAAGATCAGAACCACCAAGTATACGCCATTGACTTTCTTTCCCAAGAatattttcttccaatttcacAATTTTGCCAACGTTTATTTCTTGATTCTAAATATTCTTGGTgcatttgaaatttttggtgTAACGAATCCAGGTTTGAACGCAGTGCCCTTGATCGTCATCGTTATCATCACTGCTATCAAGGATGCTATCGAGGACTCGAGACGTACTGTCCTGGATTTGCAAGTGAACAACACTAGAACTCATATCCTAGAAGGCGTTGACAATGAGAATGTACTGGCTGATGATGTTTCATTATGgagaaaattcaagaaagcaAATACTAGGCTGATGATTAAATTCGTGGCATACTGTAAAGGCCATCTAACAGAAGAAGGAAGGCGCCAAAGGCTTCAACAGAAGCGTCATCAGTTACATGCGAAGAGAAGCTCTATGGGTGACTTACCACGGAATTCACTTGACTCTATGGAAAGTTACAGAATGTCGACCGATTTCGGAAGACCTTCAGGGGACTATGGCCGTCCATCAATGGATATGGACAATTTAGGTCATATCGTTACTCAACAGGATGACGTTAATCTCATTGATCGATCGATACCTCCTGCTCCGGACTGTAAATTCGCAAAAGATTATTGgaaaaatgtcaaagtTGGTGACGTTATCCGTATACACaacaatgatgaaattccTGCCGATGTGGTTTTACTGTCGACTTCCGATGCAGATGGTGCTTGTTATGTTGAAACTAAAAATTTGGATGGTGAGACTAACTTGAAGGTTCGGCAATCTCTGAAATGCAGTTACCGCATCAGGAACTCCCGTGATGTGACCAGAACAAAATTTTGGCTAGATAGTGAAGGTCCTCACGCTAACTTGTACTCGTATCAAGGTAACCTAAAGTGGATCGACTCTAGCGATGGTGAAATGAAAAACGAACCTGTGACAATCAACAACACTTTACTTCGTGGGTGTACCTTGAGAAACACTAAGTGGGCAATGGGCCTCGTTGTCTTCACCGGTGACGACACTAAGATCATGATCAACGCCGGTGTTACTCCAACTAAGAAATCtagaatttcaagagacttgaacttttctGTTATCATTAATTTCTGTGTCTTATTCATTCTTTGTTTCATCTCAGGTGTCGTCAATGGTGTTTACTACAACAAAAACAATGTTTCTAGAACGTACTTTGAGTTTGGTAATGCAGCTAATGGTGGTGCCGCACTAAATGGTTTTGTCTCCTTCTGGGTCGCCGTTATTCTTTATATGTCTTTGGTGCCCATTTCGCTATATATCTCTGTTGAGATTATTAAAACGGCACAAGCTGCATTCATCTATGGTGACGTCCTCTTGTACAACGCCAAGTTAGATTATCCGTGTACACCCAAAAGTTGGAATATCTCCGATGATTTAGGTCAAATTGAGTACATATTTTCGGACAAGACGGGTACTCTAACACAAAACGTTATggaattcaagaaagctacAATCAATGGTGTATCGTATGGTCGGGTTTACACCGAAGCTCTTGCTGGACTGAGAAAGAGACAAGGTATCGACGTTGAAAGTGAAGGTCAACGTGAGAAGGCAGAGATTGCAAGAGACCGTGATGTTGTCATAAGTGAGCTAAAAGCATTGGGCAATAATAGTCAGTTCAATCCTGATGACCTGACTTTTATTTCAAAGGAGTTTGTTCGCGATTTGCAGGGTCAAAGTGGTGAAGTGCAACAGAATTGTTGTGAACATTTTATGCTGGCTTTAGCCCTTTGTCATTCTGTTCTGGTTGAGCCACATAAGACAGACCCAAGCAGACTTGAACTGCAAGCTCAATCCCCGGATGAGGCAGCTCTTGTCGGTACTGCCAGAGATATGGGGTACAGTTTTGTCGGCAAGACGAAGAAAGGCCTAATCGTTGTAATTCAAGGTGTTGAGAAAGAGTTCCAGATACTCAACATATTAGAATTCAATTCATCCAGAAAAAGAATGAGTTGTATTGTTAAAATACCCCCAGCGAATCCTCAGGATGAACCAAAAGCATTATTGATATGTAAAGGTGCGGACTCCGTTATTTACTCGAGATTGAAACAAAGCGGAGCTGCTAATGATGAAACGCTACTGGAAAAGACAGCTCTGCATCTCGAGCAATATGCTACTGAGGGTCTGAGAACCTTGTGTATTTCTCAGAGAGAACTTTCTTGGGCAGAGTATACTGAATGGAATGAAAGGTACGACATTGCGTTTGCAGCTGTGACTAATCGTGAAGAGCAATTGGATGAGGTTGCTGATAGCATTGAACGTGaacttgttcttcttggtgGTACTGCTATTGAAGATCGTTTACAAGATGGTGTTCCTGACTCTATTGCTCTTCTAGGTGAAGCTGGTATTAAACTTTGGGTTTTAACTGGTGATAAAGTGGAAACTGCCATTAATATTGGTTTTTCATGTaatcttttgaacaatgaGATGGAACTACTCGTTGTCAAGCACGATGGTGAAGACGTTAGAGAATATGGTAGTCATCCGTTGGaagttgttcaaaatctccTTCTAAAGTATTTGAATGAGAAGTTCGGCATGTCCGGTTCTGAGAGAGAGCTAGACgaagccaagaaagagCACGATTTTCCAAAAGGTAATTTCGCTGTTATCATTGATGGTGACGCTTTGAAAATTGCATTGAGTAACGATGATGTCAAACGCCAATTTCTACTTCTATGCAAGAATTGTAAAGCTGTCCTATGTTGTAGAGTTTCGCCCTCGCAAAAGGCAGGCGTGGTCAATTTGGTTAAGAAATCATTAAACGTTATGACGCTTGCCATTGGTGATGGTTCTAACGATGTCGCTATGATTCAGTCAGCCGACGTTGGTGTCGGTATCGCTGGCGAAGAAGGTCGTCAAGCAGTCATGTGTTCTGACTACGCAATTGGTCAGTTCAGATACTTATCCAGATTAATTTTGGTGCATGGTAAATGGTCGTACAAGAGACTCGCTGAAATGATTCCTCAATTTTTTTACAAGAACGTTATCTTTACCGTGGCATTATTCTGGTATGGTATTTACAACGATTCAGATGGTTCATACCTGTTCGAATACACATACCAGATGTTTTATAATTTGGCGTTCACATCTTTACCTGTTATTTTCTTGGGAATTTTGGACCAAGATGTTAATGACACGATATCGATGATCGTCCCACAGTTGTACCGAGTTGGTATTCTGCGGACTGAGTGGAACCAGACCAAGTTCTTATGGTACATGTTTGATGGGTTGTACCAATCTATCATCTGTTTTTTCTTCCCGTATTTGATCTACCATAAGACGATGTATGTGACACAGAACGGGTACGGTCTTGACCATCGTTACTACTTTGGTATCATTGTGACATCGATCGCCGTTGTTTCCTGTAACTTGTACGTTCTCTTGCACCAGTACAGATGGGATTGGTTTACCTCATTATTCATCGCGATCTCGTGTTTAGCACTCTTCGGTTGGACCGGTATTTGGACCAGTTCTTTGACCAGTCATGAGCTTTGGAAAGCTGGTGCCCGTGTTTACAACACGCCGGCATTCTGGGCCGTCTTCTTTGTCGGCGTTGTGTTTTGTTTGCTCCCACGTTATACTCTGGACAACTACAAGAGAATGTTCCAACCAAAAGATGTCGATATTATTAGAGAAATGTGGAAACGTGGTGACTTTGACAAGTACCCAGCGGGCTACGATCCAACGGATCCCAACAGGCCCGAAATACCTAAATCAGCTCGATTCGACTCTCAGCATCTAACGATCGGCGATCCAAGCAAGATGCAAGATAACTATTCCCGCGACACAGTGCTCACGGAAGAGATACCAATGACTATCATGCAAACGGAAAACGGTACTGGAAGACAAATCGTGAAAGAAGAACCCTGGGCCTCCTCCCCTAGAGAAACCCAGGACTTACTCTATTCACCCCGTCtcgaacaacaacaagaagaacgtCAAAAACGTATGAACTCTTCACTCAGACCTTCCAGTGAACATTCGCGCGGCAGAACGTCTCTGGATCGTACCAGAAGCCAAATGCGTGCTTCTAACGAGCTAGACACCCGTTATTCACTCGACAGAGCTCGCACTTCGCTTGATTTACCAGGAGTTACCAACGCAGAATCGCTCATGCGCAAGCGCAGCGACAACTATATAGACTAA
- the UBC13 gene encoding E2 ubiquitin-conjugating protein UBC13 (similar to Saccharomyces cerevisiae UBC13 (YDR092W); ancestral locus Anc_8.230), with protein sequence MASLPKRIIKETERLVSDPVPGITAEPHEDNLRYFQVTIEGPQQSPYENGVFNLELFLPDDYPMEAPKVRFLTKIYHPNIDKLGRICLDVLKTNWSPALQIRTVLLSVQALLASPNPNDPLANDVAEDWIKDEEGAIKTAREWTEAYASKKDQKSTN encoded by the exons ATGGCATCATTACCCAAGAGGATTATCAAA GAGACAGAGAGGCTGGTAAGCGATCCAGTTCCAGGCATCACAGCTGAACCGCACGAGGATAACTTGAGATATTTCCAGGTGACCATTGAAGGTCCCCAACAGTCTCCATATGAGAACGGAGTTTTCAATTTGGAACTATTTTTGCCCGATGACTATCCAATGGAGGCTCCTAAGGTTAGATTTTTGACCAAGATATACCATCCAAATATCGATAAGCTTGGACGTATATGCCTTGACGTTTTGAAGACCAATTGGTCACCTGCATTACAAATACGGACCGTGCTACTTTCAGTCCAGGCCCTATTGGCCAGTCCCAACCCAAATGATCCATTGGCTAACGATGTGGCAGAGGATTGGattaaagatgaagaaggtgcCATCAAGACTGCTCGCGAATGGACCGAAGCTTACGCATCCAAGAAGGACCAAAAGAGCACCAATTGA